The proteins below are encoded in one region of Effusibacillus dendaii:
- a CDS encoding methyltransferase domain-containing protein translates to MNASSQNDWNACLYDKKIGFVSELGKGVVDLLDPQPGEQILDVGCGTGDLSAEVKKRGAVPVGIDLSEKMIEQARSKYPSIRFEVANAETFRIESTFDAVFSNAALHWMRHPEQVAESIWLALRPGGRFVAEFGGKGNVETIIRGIGEVLAESYGINADERNPWYFPSVGEYGSLLEAQGFRVIYAVHFDRPTVLQDDEGMMDWLNMFADDFLQGFTERERTEAQKQIVARLRPILYQAGKWMADYKRIRVMAIKER, encoded by the coding sequence ATGAACGCATCCTCACAAAACGATTGGAACGCCTGTTTGTACGATAAAAAAATCGGCTTTGTCTCTGAACTGGGCAAAGGGGTGGTCGATCTGCTCGATCCACAGCCCGGCGAACAGATTCTGGATGTGGGATGCGGGACGGGAGATTTAAGTGCGGAAGTGAAAAAACGTGGTGCAGTCCCGGTTGGAATTGACCTGTCCGAGAAGATGATCGAACAAGCCCGGTCCAAATATCCGTCCATCCGGTTTGAGGTGGCAAATGCGGAAACGTTTCGGATTGAATCGACGTTTGACGCCGTATTCTCCAATGCGGCCCTGCACTGGATGAGGCATCCTGAACAAGTGGCAGAGTCAATTTGGCTTGCCTTGCGCCCTGGCGGTCGTTTTGTCGCCGAATTTGGCGGAAAGGGAAATGTGGAGACGATTATACGGGGGATTGGTGAAGTGTTGGCCGAATCGTATGGAATCAACGCGGATGAGCGCAATCCGTGGTATTTTCCAAGCGTCGGCGAATATGGAAGTCTGTTGGAAGCGCAAGGATTTCGCGTGATCTACGCGGTGCATTTTGACCGGCCAACCGTGTTGCAGGACGACGAGGGTATGATGGATTGGCTCAATATGTTTGCAGATGATTTTTTGCAAGGATTTACGGAACGGGAGAGAACCGAGGCGCAGAAACAAATTGTGGCGCGGCTGCGGCCGATTTTGTATCAGGCGGGGAAATGGATGGCCGATTATAAGCGGATCCGCGTAATGGCCATAAAAGAAAGGTGA
- a CDS encoding YheC/YheD family protein, producing the protein MDPERGSLNKWEMYKALQGEPIGPCQLPVTHLLTGETLRQMLKRFTAVYVKPAGSWGGNGISVVKRLKDGYSWQLQGESEQTYVSIQPLAERLTRFYQGCTIVQQAIDFLPYQNRPFDVRIHMQREADWNWVFAGSLARIGGRGSIVSNVLISRGAVEPTAQVLASVYPTAEWEQIEHQLIEIGYSISLILEEYRLFYEIGIDVGVDPTGTLWLIEVNTDDALGGPSHQLFAELPDRSVYDRMIQRLQKRQQMRAMDLWQLFFSLPTE; encoded by the coding sequence GTGGATCCGGAACGGGGATCGCTGAACAAATGGGAAATGTACAAGGCGCTGCAAGGCGAGCCAATCGGCCCCTGCCAGCTCCCTGTCACACATCTGCTGACGGGAGAAACGTTGCGCCAGATGCTGAAACGGTTTACAGCCGTATATGTGAAGCCGGCAGGCAGTTGGGGTGGAAACGGCATCAGCGTCGTAAAGCGACTGAAAGATGGCTATTCCTGGCAGTTGCAGGGGGAATCCGAACAGACTTATGTTTCCATACAGCCGCTTGCCGAACGCCTGACAAGATTTTACCAAGGATGCACCATCGTACAGCAAGCGATTGACTTTTTGCCCTATCAAAATCGGCCGTTTGATGTCCGCATTCATATGCAGCGGGAAGCGGATTGGAATTGGGTGTTTGCCGGAAGCTTGGCGCGCATTGGCGGGCGAGGTTCGATTGTTTCAAACGTTTTGATCAGCAGGGGGGCGGTTGAGCCAACGGCGCAGGTGCTTGCTTCTGTTTATCCAACTGCCGAGTGGGAGCAAATTGAGCACCAGCTTATCGAGATCGGGTACAGTATCAGTCTGATTTTAGAGGAATATAGGTTGTTTTACGAAATTGGGATTGATGTGGGCGTTGATCCGACAGGGACGCTTTGGCTGATTGAAGTCAATACGGATGATGCGTTAGGGGGACCGAGCCATCAACTGTTTGCCGAACTGCCTGACCGGTCCGTTTACGACCGGATGATACAACGTTTGCAAAAGCGGCAGCAGATGAGGGCGATGGATTTATGGCAGTTGTTTTTCTCATTGCCGACAGAATAA
- a CDS encoding (2Fe-2S)-binding protein: MTPKLSVEMDVNGEKRNVVARSADTLLYVLREQLGLTGAKPGCLNGDCGACTVLVDGWPLKSCIMLAVEAPGHRITTVEGLKNTSIQQAFVEKNAFQCGYCTPGFIMNCFGLVTLHPDADDAVIEEWLQSNICRCTGYEEIKEAVKWVLSQASYSGKGI; encoded by the coding sequence ATGACCCCAAAATTATCCGTGGAGATGGATGTTAATGGTGAAAAAAGAAATGTGGTCGCCAGGTCCGCCGATACCCTTTTATATGTTTTGCGGGAACAGCTTGGGCTGACCGGCGCAAAACCCGGTTGTCTGAATGGGGATTGTGGAGCCTGTACCGTGCTGGTGGACGGATGGCCTCTAAAATCCTGCATCATGCTGGCGGTTGAAGCACCGGGACATCGAATTACCACCGTTGAAGGCCTCAAGAATACATCCATTCAGCAAGCGTTTGTCGAAAAAAACGCCTTTCAATGCGGCTATTGCACGCCCGGATTTATTATGAACTGCTTCGGACTGGTCACTCTTCATCCGGACGCCGACGATGCGGTTATCGAAGAATGGCTGCAGTCAAACATCTGCCGCTGCACCGGATACGAAGAAATAAAAGAGGCTGTCAAGTGGGTTTTAAGTCAGGCGTCTTATTCGGGAAAGGGTATATGA
- the mnmA gene encoding tRNA 2-thiouridine(34) synthase MnmA, which translates to MNKRPEETRVICGMSGGVDSSVTALLLKQQGYDVIGVFMKNWDDTDEFGHCTAEDDFHDVRRVCEHIGIPYYTVNFEKEYMDKVFQYFLDEYRKGRTPNPDVMCNREIKFGEFLEKALDLGADYIATGHYAQVDEVDGKYRLLRGADSNKDQTYFLNALSQYQLSKAMFPIGHLTKPQVREIALEAGLPTAKKKDSTGICFIGERDFREFLSHYLPAQPGEMRTLSGEKVGQHQGLMYYTLGQRHGLGLGGQGEPWFVVEKDVEHNILYVERGTEHPRMYSKGLFATDLNWISGDIPAQPVKCTAKFRYRQPDQGVTIEFKKDQTCDVWFDTPQIAVTPGQAVVFYEGEVCLGGGTIDKVYKD; encoded by the coding sequence ATGAACAAACGACCGGAAGAGACAAGGGTGATCTGCGGCATGTCGGGCGGCGTCGATTCGTCCGTCACGGCGCTTTTGTTGAAACAGCAGGGATATGACGTGATCGGCGTCTTTATGAAAAATTGGGACGATACGGATGAGTTCGGACACTGCACGGCAGAGGACGATTTTCACGATGTGCGGCGCGTCTGTGAACATATTGGCATTCCTTATTACACCGTTAATTTTGAGAAAGAATATATGGACAAAGTGTTCCAATACTTTCTGGACGAGTATCGCAAGGGACGCACCCCCAACCCGGATGTAATGTGCAACCGGGAAATCAAGTTCGGCGAATTTCTCGAAAAGGCGCTTGATCTCGGCGCGGACTATATCGCAACCGGACACTATGCCCAAGTTGATGAGGTGGACGGAAAATACCGCCTGTTGCGCGGGGCTGATTCGAACAAGGATCAGACCTATTTTTTGAATGCGTTGAGCCAGTATCAACTTTCGAAAGCGATGTTTCCGATTGGCCATTTGACGAAGCCGCAGGTGCGGGAAATCGCGCTGGAGGCGGGGCTGCCGACTGCGAAGAAAAAGGACAGCACCGGGATTTGCTTTATTGGCGAGCGGGATTTTCGGGAGTTTTTAAGCCACTATCTGCCTGCGCAGCCGGGGGAAATGAGAACCCTTTCGGGAGAAAAAGTGGGGCAGCATCAGGGCCTGATGTATTATACGCTGGGGCAGCGGCATGGACTTGGCCTCGGCGGCCAGGGGGAGCCGTGGTTTGTGGTGGAGAAAGATGTGGAACACAATATTCTCTACGTAGAGCGGGGGACGGAACATCCGCGTATGTATTCAAAAGGGCTGTTTGCCACCGATTTAAATTGGATCAGCGGCGATATTCCGGCGCAACCTGTCAAATGTACGGCCAAATTCCGTTACCGTCAGCCGGATCAGGGTGTGACCATTGAATTTAAAAAGGACCAAACCTGCGATGTATGGTTTGACACGCCGCAAATTGCGGTCACGCCGGGACAAGCAGTCGTTTTTTACGAGGGGGAAGTGTGCCTGGGAGGCGGCACGATTGACAAGGTATATAAAGATTAA
- a CDS encoding sigma-54 interaction domain-containing protein, translating to MIDRDSPNYHQLLEAVLENAYEAIVVTDPDGKILLMNRSYCDFLGVKDVIGRNVTEVIENTRMHVVAETGKPEIAQIQRIQGQDMIANRIPIFQNGKLVAVLGTVTFQDVRQLHALAATVDHLKQELAYYKREFRLKLGAVYHFDQIVGTSPKMLEVKNFAQKVAKSDTTILITGESGTGKELFAHAIHAKSRREMGPFIRVNCAAIPDTLLESELFGYEQGAFTGALQKGKKGKFELADHGTILLDEIGDMPLPLQAKLLRVLQEKEVERVGGIRPIPVDVRVIASTNRDLQKSISEGRFREDLFYRLNVVTLTIPPLRERLEDIPELVSVLLDSLMESTGIIVREIQEDVYDVLRQYTWPGNVRELRNVLERALHVMEGNRLTAKCLMIQTSEKGLPASSRVPTLKESLEFAEREAIAKALAETGGNKLKAAKLLGISKSGFYQKLEKYGFSADK from the coding sequence ATGATAGACCGTGACTCCCCAAACTATCACCAATTGCTTGAAGCGGTCTTGGAAAACGCGTATGAAGCGATTGTGGTGACCGATCCTGACGGTAAAATACTTCTGATGAACCGATCCTATTGTGATTTTCTCGGAGTGAAAGATGTAATCGGTCGGAATGTAACGGAAGTAATTGAGAATACGCGCATGCATGTGGTCGCCGAAACCGGAAAGCCCGAAATTGCACAGATTCAGCGGATCCAGGGGCAAGATATGATTGCCAACCGGATTCCAATTTTTCAAAATGGTAAGTTGGTTGCCGTTCTGGGAACGGTGACTTTTCAGGACGTACGCCAACTGCACGCATTGGCGGCTACCGTGGACCATCTAAAACAAGAACTGGCCTATTACAAAAGGGAATTTCGCCTCAAATTGGGCGCCGTCTACCATTTTGACCAAATTGTCGGTACCAGTCCCAAGATGCTTGAGGTAAAGAATTTTGCTCAAAAAGTAGCGAAAAGTGACACGACTATATTAATTACAGGGGAAAGCGGTACGGGAAAAGAGTTGTTTGCCCACGCCATTCATGCAAAGAGCAGACGGGAAATGGGACCTTTTATCCGTGTGAATTGTGCGGCCATTCCGGACACATTGTTGGAGTCAGAACTGTTCGGATATGAGCAGGGAGCTTTTACTGGGGCTCTGCAAAAAGGGAAAAAAGGGAAGTTCGAGCTTGCTGACCATGGTACGATCCTGCTTGATGAAATAGGCGATATGCCCTTGCCGCTACAAGCAAAACTCTTGCGGGTGCTGCAGGAAAAAGAGGTGGAACGGGTGGGGGGGATACGCCCCATCCCGGTCGATGTCCGGGTGATTGCTTCCACGAACCGGGATTTGCAGAAGAGCATCTCGGAAGGGAGGTTCCGGGAAGATTTGTTTTATCGGCTGAATGTCGTGACGCTAACCATCCCGCCATTACGGGAGCGGCTGGAAGATATCCCCGAACTGGTCAGTGTTCTGTTGGATTCGTTAATGGAGTCAACTGGCATCATTGTAAGAGAAATTCAAGAAGATGTTTATGATGTGCTCAGGCAATACACTTGGCCTGGAAATGTTCGTGAACTGAGGAATGTGTTGGAAAGAGCGCTGCATGTGATGGAAGGGAACCGTCTGACGGCAAAATGTTTGATGATCCAGACGTCTGAAAAAGGGTTGCCTGCTTCTTCCAGGGTGCCCACTCTAAAAGAAAGCCTGGAATTTGCAGAGCGAGAGGCAATCGCGAAAGCTCTTGCCGAAACGGGAGGAAACAAACTGAAAGCGGCAAAATTGCTGGGAATCAGCAAATCAGGATTTTATCAGAAGCTTGAGAAATACGGATTTTCTGCAGATAAATAA
- a CDS encoding FAD binding domain-containing protein encodes MISFDFAYHRPLTLPEAVQLHQYLTLQEKQPVYYAGGTEIITLARMNQLYTKAVIDIKRIPECNVLEFRHDKLVLGTALTLTQLAEANVFPLLTETAGRAADHTARSKITLGGNICGSIIYREAVLPFLLADSQVMIAGKKGIRVVPIPYVFVPQLWLEEGEFAVQLITDRSYVDAPYVSVKKRKLETIDYPLVTVAALKKENRIRTAFSGLVPFPFRSLEMEDILNNRHLPLETRVEEAVRHLPGPIIDDIRGSAEYRKFVLKNTLTSILKRLEEVRE; translated from the coding sequence ATGATCTCGTTTGATTTCGCTTACCACAGACCGCTTACCCTCCCTGAGGCGGTGCAACTGCACCAGTACCTGACTTTGCAGGAGAAACAGCCCGTGTACTATGCCGGAGGAACAGAGATTATCACCCTGGCCCGGATGAATCAGCTTTATACGAAAGCAGTCATTGACATTAAACGAATTCCTGAGTGCAACGTGCTTGAGTTCCGGCATGACAAACTGGTTTTGGGAACTGCGTTAACCCTCACGCAACTGGCAGAAGCCAATGTGTTTCCCCTGCTCACAGAGACCGCCGGAAGAGCGGCCGATCACACGGCGAGAAGCAAGATCACGCTCGGAGGAAACATCTGCGGTTCGATTATTTACAGGGAGGCGGTGCTGCCGTTTTTGTTGGCGGACAGCCAAGTGATGATAGCCGGAAAAAAGGGAATCCGGGTGGTTCCGATTCCTTATGTATTCGTTCCGCAATTGTGGTTGGAAGAAGGGGAATTTGCCGTTCAACTGATCACAGACCGGAGTTATGTCGATGCACCGTATGTTAGCGTAAAAAAGCGAAAGTTGGAAACCATTGACTATCCCCTCGTTACAGTTGCCGCACTGAAAAAGGAGAACCGGATCCGGACAGCTTTTAGCGGGCTAGTTCCTTTCCCCTTCCGTTCATTGGAGATGGAAGACATATTAAACAATCGACATCTTCCGCTTGAGACAAGAGTGGAGGAAGCGGTCAGGCATTTGCCGGGCCCGATAATCGACGATATACGGGGGTCAGCCGAATACCGAAAGTTTGTATTAAAGAATACGTTAACGAGTATTTTGAAACGGCTGGAAGAGGTGAGAGAATGA
- a CDS encoding AMP-binding protein, which yields MSKAVWFPDQSLIESTRLYQWLQQLGFKNYDSFLQATVNDIAWFSREAEKALGIEWFRPYSQSLDLSRGIKWPNWFVDGQLNVFHNTVVKWANNPETSEQVALIWEGEDGAVRRYTFAELSDWVSRVAAGLRIQGIQKGDRISIYMPMIPETVVIMLAAAKIGAVFSPSFSGYGADAVAKRTGASSAKMLVTADGFLRRGKVVAMKEEADRAAALSPALEKVVVVRRLGRDISWMEGRDVDWTVLEAGASQSGGSAKDDALFRTEAMNSSDPLMLLYTSGTTGKPKGAVHTHAGFPIKAAFDAGFGMDVKQGETLFWVTDMGWMMGPFLVFGALLNGAATVLYEGSPDYPEPDRLWKLVADHRVTHLGISPTLIRSLMKHGESWAKKHDISSLRAIGSTGEPWNPEPWMWLFEKVGNSRIPIINYSGGTEISGGILGNVLLKPIAPITFNSPLPGMDVDVYDENGHPVRNAVGELVIKQPWVGMTNGFWQEPERYEEAYWSRWPDTWVHGDWVILDDEGFWTITGRSDDTLNIAGKRVGPAEVESVLVRHEAVVEAGVIGVPDPIKGETAVCFVVVKQGVEATPELEKELLDLVADNMSKALRPKALYFVTELPRTRNGKILRRAMRAAYLDRDAGDLSSLENPDAVEFIRKLT from the coding sequence ATGAGTAAAGCAGTATGGTTTCCCGATCAATCCCTGATCGAATCGACACGCCTTTATCAGTGGTTGCAACAATTGGGATTCAAGAACTATGACAGTTTCTTGCAAGCCACAGTAAATGATATTGCATGGTTCTCGAGGGAAGCGGAGAAAGCGCTCGGTATCGAGTGGTTCCGCCCCTACAGCCAATCCCTGGATTTATCACGTGGCATCAAATGGCCGAATTGGTTTGTGGACGGTCAACTGAATGTGTTCCACAATACGGTTGTAAAGTGGGCGAACAACCCTGAGACATCCGAGCAGGTCGCTCTGATTTGGGAAGGGGAAGATGGGGCGGTTAGGCGCTACACCTTTGCGGAGTTAAGTGACTGGGTCTCCCGGGTTGCGGCGGGATTACGAATACAGGGGATTCAAAAAGGGGATCGTATCTCCATTTATATGCCGATGATTCCGGAGACTGTCGTAATCATGTTGGCCGCTGCCAAAATCGGCGCCGTCTTCTCGCCGTCTTTCTCCGGTTATGGAGCCGATGCAGTGGCCAAACGGACAGGTGCATCTTCAGCAAAAATGTTGGTAACGGCAGACGGTTTTCTACGCCGGGGGAAGGTAGTTGCCATGAAAGAAGAGGCGGATCGGGCAGCTGCCCTGTCACCGGCGCTTGAGAAAGTGGTTGTTGTCCGCCGCTTGGGGCGCGACATTTCATGGATGGAAGGTCGGGATGTGGATTGGACCGTATTGGAAGCCGGGGCTTCGCAATCAGGCGGTTCCGCCAAAGATGACGCATTATTCCGTACGGAAGCGATGAACAGTTCGGATCCTTTAATGCTGCTTTATACATCCGGTACCACAGGCAAACCGAAAGGAGCTGTGCACACGCACGCAGGGTTCCCGATCAAGGCTGCATTTGATGCGGGATTCGGAATGGATGTAAAGCAAGGAGAAACCCTTTTCTGGGTAACGGACATGGGCTGGATGATGGGGCCGTTTTTGGTATTCGGGGCACTTTTGAACGGAGCCGCTACCGTCCTTTATGAAGGCTCGCCCGATTATCCGGAACCGGATCGCCTATGGAAATTGGTAGCGGATCACCGCGTCACACATCTGGGAATTTCGCCCACACTGATTCGTTCTTTGATGAAGCATGGCGAATCGTGGGCGAAGAAACATGACATCAGCAGCTTGCGTGCGATCGGTTCAACCGGCGAACCTTGGAATCCGGAACCGTGGATGTGGCTATTTGAAAAAGTGGGAAACAGCCGAATCCCTATTATCAATTATTCCGGCGGAACGGAAATCTCCGGAGGGATTCTGGGCAATGTACTGCTGAAACCGATTGCTCCGATTACATTTAATTCGCCGCTTCCGGGGATGGATGTTGACGTATATGATGAGAACGGGCACCCGGTTCGCAATGCGGTTGGCGAATTGGTAATCAAACAGCCTTGGGTGGGCATGACAAACGGTTTCTGGCAGGAACCGGAAAGATATGAAGAAGCGTACTGGAGCCGTTGGCCCGACACTTGGGTGCACGGTGACTGGGTGATATTGGATGACGAGGGGTTTTGGACGATTACGGGACGGTCGGATGATACGCTAAATATTGCGGGTAAACGTGTAGGTCCTGCCGAAGTCGAGTCTGTTCTGGTAAGGCATGAAGCGGTGGTGGAAGCGGGTGTGATTGGTGTTCCGGATCCGATTAAAGGTGAGACGGCAGTCTGCTTCGTGGTTGTAAAACAGGGAGTGGAAGCAACGCCCGAATTGGAAAAGGAACTTCTTGATCTTGTCGCTGACAACATGAGCAAGGCGCTCCGTCCGAAGGCTCTCTATTTTGTAACGGAACTGCCGAGAACCCGTAACGGTAAAATCCTGCGCCGCGCAATGCGTGCCGCCTATCTGGATCGTGACGCAGGCGATCTGTCCTCACTGGAGAATCCGGATGCAGTGGAGTTTATTCGCAAATTAACGTAA
- the menC gene encoding o-succinylbenzoate synthase has product MLVDRIVLRKVRMQLKTPFVSSQGAEHQRTVLIVEAYLGDRIGYGEIPVLSAPYYNEETVGTVWHVAESFLVPVLFQTDWQTPIDVADAFRHVRRNYMAKSGLEAAVWDLYAQLYGVSMAEALNGVRQIQTPSGPGGKRQEGMAQQETGGQQETVGPQETPGGLRTRVEAGVSIGIQPDTKTLLKLIEGYLSEGYRRIKIKIQPDWDEIPLRAIRQAFGPVPLMADANSAYTLADVDRLRRLDEFGLMMIEQPLAHDDIIDHAKLQRVIDTPICLDESIVSAEDGRRAAELCSCKIINIKPSRVGGPTEAVRLHDICRANGIPVWCGGMFESGIGRAFNIALAALPNFCLPGDISASNRYWQEDIIEPEIVMETDGTIGVPAVAGMGFAVKRELLDRLTIEKKEYER; this is encoded by the coding sequence ATGTTGGTGGATCGGATCGTACTGCGCAAAGTTCGCATGCAATTGAAAACCCCTTTCGTCTCAAGTCAAGGAGCGGAACATCAGCGCACTGTGCTGATTGTGGAAGCCTATTTGGGCGATCGGATCGGATACGGTGAAATTCCTGTTTTGTCAGCTCCGTACTATAACGAAGAGACGGTGGGTACGGTCTGGCATGTGGCAGAATCGTTTTTAGTGCCTGTTCTGTTTCAAACCGATTGGCAAACGCCTATAGATGTAGCGGACGCCTTTCGTCATGTGAGGCGGAATTACATGGCAAAATCAGGTTTGGAGGCAGCCGTCTGGGATCTCTACGCGCAGCTATATGGGGTTTCCATGGCGGAAGCGCTGAACGGTGTGCGGCAGATTCAGACGCCGAGTGGGCCGGGCGGGAAGCGGCAAGAGGGCATGGCGCAACAGGAAACAGGGGGGCAACAGGAAACAGTAGGTCCACAGGAAACGCCGGGTGGTTTACGGACACGGGTGGAAGCGGGTGTCAGCATTGGCATTCAGCCGGATACGAAAACGCTGCTAAAGCTGATCGAAGGTTATCTGTCAGAAGGCTACAGACGAATCAAAATCAAAATCCAGCCCGATTGGGATGAAATTCCACTGCGGGCGATCCGTCAAGCGTTTGGCCCGGTCCCGCTGATGGCAGACGCGAATTCGGCCTATACACTGGCGGATGTGGATCGTCTTCGCAGATTGGATGAATTTGGACTGATGATGATCGAGCAGCCGCTTGCCCATGACGATATCATCGATCACGCGAAACTGCAGCGGGTGATCGATACACCGATCTGTCTCGATGAAAGCATCGTTTCGGCGGAAGATGGCAGACGGGCCGCTGAGCTTTGCAGCTGCAAAATCATCAATATCAAGCCCAGCCGTGTGGGAGGACCGACGGAGGCTGTCCGGCTGCATGACATTTGCCGTGCAAATGGAATCCCTGTCTGGTGCGGCGGCATGTTTGAATCAGGCATCGGCCGTGCGTTTAATATCGCGTTGGCCGCATTGCCGAATTTTTGCCTGCCGGGGGACATTTCTGCATCGAATCGCTATTGGCAGGAAGACATCATCGAGCCGGAAATCGTAATGGAAACAGACGGAACAATTGGGGTGCCTGCTGTCGCAGGGATGGGATTTGCGGTAAAACGGGAACTGCTTGACCGTCTTACGATTGAAAAGAAAGAATATGAAAGATAA
- a CDS encoding GntP family permease, which produces MFIEVLAILVSLGLLMYFAYRGFPVIVFAPIFTLLAVILSGLALMPSYTETFMTNAANYVKSFFPIFLLGAIFGKVMEMNGAAASIAQTIVRALGSKRAILSVVLAGAILTYGGVSLFVVAFAVYPFAAAIFREANIPKRLIPGTIALGAFTFTMDALPGTPQIQNIIPTAYFGTDAYAAPIVGIIGAIMVFSGGMLWLERRRKQAEAVGEGYGEGHINEPVLNHEEKYPNIWLSILPLVLVLLFNYLLSRGFLTVNTWYDPAMLKKNFNIADVKTVSSSWALIIALTIGVVAALLINVKRVQNKLAAGLTTAAMGALLAIFNTASEVGFGNVVKTLPGFKAISGWILGASNHPLVSEAVAVNVLAGITGSASGGMSIALEVMGKQYLQLAQSAGISPELLHRIASMASGGMDTLPHNGAVITLLAITGLTHRQSYKDIFAVTVVKTLTVFILAFAVSIF; this is translated from the coding sequence ATGTTTATCGAAGTGTTAGCAATTCTTGTCTCACTTGGGTTGCTGATGTATTTTGCTTATCGGGGGTTCCCGGTCATCGTATTTGCACCGATCTTCACTTTGCTGGCAGTCATTTTATCCGGTCTTGCCTTAATGCCCAGTTATACAGAAACGTTTATGACAAACGCAGCCAACTATGTGAAATCGTTTTTTCCGATATTTCTGTTAGGTGCGATCTTCGGAAAGGTAATGGAGATGAATGGAGCAGCCGCTTCGATTGCGCAAACCATAGTAAGAGCGCTTGGTTCAAAACGGGCTATCTTATCAGTGGTGTTGGCGGGTGCTATTTTGACTTATGGAGGCGTGTCGCTTTTCGTGGTGGCGTTTGCGGTTTATCCGTTTGCGGCAGCGATTTTTCGAGAGGCGAATATTCCGAAACGCTTAATTCCCGGAACCATTGCGCTTGGCGCCTTTACATTTACCATGGATGCGCTTCCCGGTACACCGCAAATTCAAAATATTATACCGACCGCCTATTTTGGCACGGATGCTTATGCAGCTCCGATAGTAGGGATTATTGGAGCCATTATGGTATTTTCCGGCGGAATGCTCTGGTTGGAGCGGCGGCGCAAGCAGGCTGAGGCGGTCGGCGAGGGATATGGCGAGGGGCATATTAACGAACCTGTGCTGAATCATGAAGAGAAGTATCCAAATATTTGGTTGTCCATTTTACCGCTGGTTCTGGTGCTGTTGTTCAACTATCTTTTAAGCAGAGGCTTCCTGACGGTGAACACTTGGTATGATCCTGCCATGCTGAAAAAGAACTTTAATATTGCTGACGTGAAAACGGTTTCATCTTCTTGGGCATTGATTATTGCCCTCACGATCGGTGTTGTGGCCGCTTTGCTGATTAACGTGAAGCGTGTGCAAAACAAACTGGCTGCGGGACTGACAACGGCTGCAATGGGTGCGTTATTGGCGATTTTTAATACCGCATCCGAGGTGGGTTTTGGAAATGTAGTAAAAACGTTACCCGGTTTTAAGGCGATTTCAGGTTGGATTCTAGGGGCAAGCAATCATCCGTTGGTTTCCGAGGCAGTGGCGGTAAACGTGCTGGCCGGAATTACCGGATCTGCGTCAGGCGGAATGTCGATTGCACTGGAAGTGATGGGAAAGCAATATCTTCAATTGGCTCAATCAGCAGGGATCAGTCCTGAACTTTTGCATCGGATCGCTTCTATGGCATCAGGCGGTATGGATACACTGCCGCATAACGGCGCAGTTATTACGCTTCTCGCGATTACGGGTCTTACACACCGTCAATCCTACAAAGACATTTTTGCTGTCACAGTAGTTAAAACATTGACAGTCTTTATCCTGGCATTCGCGGTTTCGATTTTTTAG
- a CDS encoding 3-hydroxybutyrate dehydrogenase, with protein sequence MLSQKIALVTGAASGIGLEISRTFAREGATVVISDVNEEAAFRAALQLQSDGYKALGVTCDVTNEDQFQTCIETAARSYGRIDILVNNAGMQYVSSIEDFPTEKFERMVKIMLTAPFIGIKHVFPIMKRQGYGRIINIASINGLVGFAGKAAYNSAKHGVIGLTKVAALEGAAHGITVNALCPGYVDTPLVRNQLEDLARTRNVPLEKVLEEVIYPLVPQKRLLSVEEIADYAAFLASEKGRGITGVPVVIDGGYTAQ encoded by the coding sequence ATGTTATCGCAAAAAATCGCCTTGGTCACCGGAGCCGCCAGCGGAATCGGACTGGAAATTTCCCGCACATTTGCAAGGGAAGGGGCGACTGTGGTCATCTCCGACGTGAATGAAGAAGCGGCCTTTAGAGCGGCGCTTCAGTTGCAAAGTGATGGTTATAAAGCGCTGGGGGTAACATGTGATGTAACAAATGAAGATCAATTTCAAACATGCATCGAGACAGCGGCTCGCTCCTACGGAAGGATTGACATATTGGTCAACAACGCCGGGATGCAATATGTATCCTCAATTGAGGATTTCCCGACCGAAAAGTTTGAACGGATGGTTAAGATTATGTTGACTGCCCCGTTTATAGGAATTAAGCATGTATTCCCCATCATGAAACGGCAAGGCTATGGTCGAATCATCAACATCGCTTCGATCAACGGATTGGTCGGGTTTGCCGGTAAAGCCGCCTATAACAGTGCAAAGCACGGTGTAATCGGTTTGACAAAAGTGGCTGCTTTGGAAGGAGCGGCACACGGGATCACGGTCAATGCATTGTGTCCAGGTTATGTGGATACCCCCTTGGTGCGCAACCAATTGGAGGATTTGGCGAGAACCCGGAATGTTCCGTTGGAAAAGGTTTTGGAAGAAGTGATTTACCCATTGGTGCCACAGAAACGCCTGCTTTCGGTGGAAGAAATTGCCGATTACGCAGCGTTTTTGGCAAGCGAGAAAGGCAGGGGGATTACGGGCGTGCCCGTTGTAATAGATGGGGGATACACGGCTCAGTGA